The proteins below are encoded in one region of Deltaproteobacteria bacterium:
- a CDS encoding transposase, translating into MLFPKVPRLKKFDYKGPYAYFITICTNFKNQYFVEKETVEAVLSLLKGCASDYRFKIFAYCFMPDHLHILLQGEEDSSLKEFMRIFKQKTEWCFKKNRQKALWQKSYYDHVVRKDEAIEGISRYILGNPVRKGMVNDFRDYPFSGSMIFDINKM; encoded by the coding sequence ATGCTATTCCCAAAAGTTCCAAGACTTAAAAAGTTTGATTATAAAGGTCCTTACGCATATTTCATTACCATTTGCACCAATTTTAAGAACCAGTATTTCGTTGAGAAGGAAACTGTTGAAGCGGTATTAAGTCTTTTGAAAGGTTGTGCATCTGATTACAGGTTTAAAATATTTGCCTATTGTTTTATGCCAGACCATCTTCATATCCTATTACAGGGAGAAGAAGATTCTTCTTTAAAAGAATTCATGAGGATATTCAAACAAAAGACAGAATGGTGTTTTAAGAAGAATAGACAAAAAGCACTGTGGCAAAAAAGCTATTATGACCATGTTGTGCGAAAGGATGAGGCTATTGAGGGAATCAGCCGATATATATTAGGAAACCCTGTTAGAAAAGGGATGGTCAATGATTTTAGAGATTATCCATTTTCAGGTTCAATGATTTTTGATATAAATAAAATGTAG
- a CDS encoding ankyrin repeat domain-containing protein, giving the protein MKRIFGYFLILSVLILLAGCATTTPLMSAIERGNINAVKELLNKGADVNEKDSGGWTPLLGAAYWGNTEAAKLLIDKGADVNATNNRGWTPLLRAALMGNTEIAKLLIEKGANIDKALAAMEITAIDIEYPLHAAEAKAGIKFLERLKPKQEVASQPSQGISKEELKTIVQAAVEGAKTQKQESKSPSVQSDIDKPSFNTAEKIMGDNDLAVIIGIEGYQGIPKSDYSYDDANLVGDYAKAMGFKPRNIELLLEERATKSAIEKIIKTWLPNKAKPDSRVFIYYSGHGAPEPKTGDAYIVPFDGDPNYLSDTGYPLKSLYDSLGKLQVAEVTVVLDACFSGAGGRSVLAKGSRPLVMMADVSVLSSNMAVLSATQGTQISTSSTEKGHGVFTYYFLKALKDGKKRLQRFTNT; this is encoded by the coding sequence ATGAAAAGGATATTTGGATATTTTTTAATTTTGAGTGTGCTTATTTTGCTTGCAGGGTGTGCAACAACAACGCCATTAATGAGTGCGATAGAAAGGGGTAATATTAATGCGGTAAAAGAATTGCTAAATAAGGGCGCTGATGTTAATGAAAAAGACAGTGGTGGCTGGACTCCTTTGCTGGGGGCGGCATATTGGGGCAACACAGAGGCTGCAAAGCTCTTAATAGACAAAGGCGCTGATGTTAATGCAACAAACAATCGTGGCTGGACTCCTTTGCTGAGGGCCGCATTGATGGGTAATACAGAAATTGCAAAGCTCCTTATAGAAAAAGGTGCTAACATAGATAAGGCTCTTGCAGCTATGGAGATAACTGCTATCGATATCGAGTACCCCCTCCACGCGGCAGAGGCAAAGGCTGGCATTAAATTTCTTGAGAGGCTTAAACCAAAGCAGGAAGTTGCAAGCCAGCCATCTCAAGGCATCTCAAAAGAAGAACTCAAGACCATTGTGCAGGCTGCTGTTGAAGGCGCTAAGACCCAAAAACAAGAATCCAAGTCTCCTTCCGTACAATCAGACATTGACAAGCCTTCGTTCAATACAGCAGAAAAAATTATGGGAGACAACGACCTCGCAGTGATTATCGGCATAGAAGGGTATCAGGGTATTCCAAAGTCAGATTATTCTTACGACGATGCAAATCTTGTGGGTGATTATGCAAAGGCCATGGGCTTTAAGCCGAGAAACATAGAACTGCTTTTGGAGGAAAGGGCAACTAAATCGGCCATTGAAAAGATTATAAAGACATGGCTGCCTAACAAGGCAAAGCCCGACAGCAGGGTGTTTATCTACTATTCAGGACACGGTGCGCCTGAGCCAAAGACAGGAGACGCTTATATTGTTCCGTTTGACGGAGACCCGAACTATCTCTCTGATACAGGGTATCCTCTCAAGAGTCTTTATGACAGCCTCGGCAAATTGCAGGTTGCAGAGGTGACGGTTGTGCTTGACGCATGCTTCTCAGGAGCAGGAGGAAGGTCTGTTCTTGCAAAAGGCTCAAGGCCGTTGGTTATGATGGCAGATGTGTCTGTCCTTTCATCAAACATGGCAGTTCTTTCGGCAACACAAGGGACGCAGATTTCCACATCATCAACCGAGAAAGGGCATGGCGTGTTTACATACTATTTCTTGAAAGCTTTAAAAGACGGCAAAAAACGATTGCAGAGATTTACGAATACATAA
- a CDS encoding IS630 family transposase, whose product MCRVAETIILTEKERFTIDAWAKSKKMPFRIVQRSRIIQMASNKYENQEISAMLKISRPTVQLWRERFLALRLAGLTKDAPRPGRIPRVSHKKVRAIVNATLHTTPPDATHWSTRTMAKEQRVSNATVQRIWKEHNLKPHLVETFKLSRDKRFLEKLYDVVGLYLNPPDKALVLCVDEKSQIQALERTQPLLPLRPGIPARQTHDYTRHGTTTLFAALNMLDGTVIGDCMPRHRHQEFIRFLQIIDTKTPLDLDLHLIVDNYGTHKHPRVQRWLQRHPRFYLHFIPTSSSWLNMVERWFAEISRKRIRRGSFKNLKELIKVIKQYIESHNQNPKIFAWTASVQSIMSKISISKEALVTLH is encoded by the coding sequence ATGTGTAGAGTAGCAGAAACCATTATATTGACAGAAAAAGAGCGGTTTACAATAGACGCATGGGCAAAGAGTAAAAAGATGCCCTTTCGTATTGTTCAAAGATCTCGGATAATTCAAATGGCATCCAATAAGTACGAAAATCAAGAAATCTCGGCGATGCTTAAAATTTCCCGCCCTACCGTACAATTGTGGCGGGAACGTTTTTTGGCTCTTCGATTGGCTGGGCTTACGAAAGACGCCCCCAGGCCAGGACGTATTCCAAGGGTAAGCCACAAGAAAGTTAGGGCTATTGTAAATGCCACTTTACACACAACGCCTCCTGATGCGACCCACTGGAGCACCAGAACCATGGCCAAAGAACAAAGAGTCAGCAATGCAACCGTGCAACGAATATGGAAAGAACACAACTTAAAACCTCATTTGGTCGAGACATTTAAACTCAGCCGGGACAAACGATTCCTCGAAAAACTTTATGATGTTGTCGGGCTTTACCTGAACCCCCCGGACAAAGCGCTTGTTTTATGTGTAGACGAAAAAAGTCAGATTCAAGCGCTCGAAAGAACACAACCATTACTTCCTCTGCGGCCTGGCATTCCTGCAAGACAAACTCATGATTATACCCGCCATGGCACAACAACATTATTCGCAGCATTAAACATGCTCGATGGCACGGTAATTGGAGATTGCATGCCGCGCCACAGACATCAGGAATTTATCAGATTCCTGCAAATTATAGATACAAAAACTCCATTAGACCTGGATCTCCATTTAATAGTTGATAACTATGGTACACACAAACATCCACGGGTTCAGAGATGGCTACAACGACATCCACGTTTCTATCTTCATTTTATCCCAACATCCAGCTCTTGGTTAAACATGGTAGAAAGATGGTTTGCCGAGATATCAAGAAAAAGAATCCGCCGTGGATCTTTTAAAAATCTGAAAGAACTTATTAAGGTTATCAAACAATACATAGAGTCTCATAATCAGAACCCTAAAATATTCGCTTGGACTGCTTCCGTCCAATCTATTATGAGCAAAATATCTATAAGTAAAGAAGCGTTGGTAACACTACATTAG
- a CDS encoding ribbon-helix-helix protein, CopG family, which translates to METSKHRTQISLEDWQYQVLQEMSKKTKKSLSGIIRDLIREKFSKETLKTKEDALWGIIGLGAGNGSPVAREHDRFLYAKRMKK; encoded by the coding sequence ATGGAAACGTCAAAGCACAGAACACAGATATCTCTTGAAGACTGGCAGTATCAGGTGCTGCAAGAAATGTCAAAAAAGACAAAGAAAAGTCTTTCCGGCATCATCAGGGATTTGATAAGAGAAAAATTCTCAAAAGAGACTTTAAAAACAAAAGAAGATGCTCTCTGGGGCATAATAGGTCTTGGCGCAGGCAATGGTTCTCCTGTGGCACGTGAACACGACAGATTCCTTTATGCAAAAAGGATGAAGAAATGA
- a CDS encoding PIN domain-containing protein produces the protein MKRLFVDTGAWYALVDKNYPDHKSAEHFLRNNKIPLLTTNFVFDETITLIRSRLGWNISKDFGQKLKHSKFASIVAVKYEDEEKAWEIFLKYKDKDFSYTDCTSFAVMQRLKMDTAFSFDSHFQIMRFQVMPA, from the coding sequence ATGAAAAGGTTATTTGTTGATACAGGGGCTTGGTATGCCCTCGTTGACAAGAACTACCCTGACCATAAAAGCGCCGAACATTTTTTGAGAAACAATAAAATTCCGCTTCTAACAACAAATTTTGTATTTGATGAGACCATTACACTAATCCGAAGCCGCCTTGGATGGAACATCTCTAAGGATTTTGGGCAAAAACTCAAGCATAGCAAATTTGCAAGCATTGTTGCAGTAAAATATGAGGATGAAGAAAAGGCATGGGAGATTTTCCTGAAATACAAAGATAAGGATTTCAGCTATACGGATTGCACAAGTTTTGCGGTGATGCAGAGATTGAAGATGGATACGGCATTTTCTTTTGACAGCCATTTTCAGATAATGAGGTTTCAGGTAATGCCCGCATAA
- a CDS encoding caspase family protein, with translation MKRILDKYWKCPPIILSRIAGGCLLLGWLFAGCVSLPEHQDPLAGLRPDASAQNTFKNLTVGIILSENSKKTAEYMERWQKTFRVPVNIEAIFGEVIAALQRNFKSAVRLDTIEDARAAPTDLTAVIDITAKMPGSIFEENWFNASVVLLAPDQTRIDTVTGRIDRFIVPDGTREMDGLRKGAAEASLKLENALLSSKKAAAFALAKSNAPKAAIAQTFAPQAAPEHKVTSSDVDELPAIKAKPNKNSYAIVIGIEQYRQKLPKADFATHDAQTMTEYLTKVMGYPEENVVTLINEHAAKSDFEKYFEKWLPNNAEKDGTVFIYYSGHGAPNPKTGDAFLVPYDGDPAFIDQTGYSLKRLYDNLGKLQAKEIIVALDSCFSGAGGRSVIAKGARPLVMNMESFTIPQKISVLSASSGDQISSTYEEKGHGLFTYFMLKGIKGEGDTNGDGTVEIRELFNYIKPQVERIARKVYNNEQSPQLIAPSEKQEMFLIEKTK, from the coding sequence ATGAAAAGGATATTAGATAAATATTGGAAGTGTCCCCCAATTATTCTTTCACGCATAGCGGGGGGTTGCCTTTTACTGGGCTGGCTCTTTGCTGGCTGTGTCAGTCTTCCCGAGCATCAAGACCCGTTGGCCGGCTTGAGGCCGGATGCGTCCGCTCAAAATACCTTCAAGAACCTGACCGTTGGCATCATTTTATCGGAGAATTCCAAGAAAACCGCCGAATACATGGAGAGGTGGCAGAAAACGTTTCGAGTTCCTGTCAATATAGAAGCAATCTTCGGAGAAGTCATAGCCGCATTGCAAAGGAATTTCAAATCAGCGGTGCGGTTGGACACGATCGAGGATGCCCGGGCTGCTCCTACGGATCTGACGGCGGTGATCGACATCACAGCGAAAATGCCCGGTAGCATCTTTGAGGAGAATTGGTTCAACGCCAGCGTGGTCTTGTTGGCTCCGGACCAAACACGGATAGATACGGTTACTGGCCGAATAGATAGATTCATCGTCCCCGACGGGACAAGAGAGATGGACGGTCTGCGCAAGGGTGCAGCTGAAGCGAGCCTCAAATTAGAGAACGCGCTGCTGTCCTCCAAAAAGGCCGCGGCTTTCGCTCTTGCAAAATCGAACGCCCCCAAGGCGGCGATAGCTCAGACATTTGCACCCCAAGCGGCTCCCGAACACAAAGTGACTTCGTCTGATGTCGACGAACTTCCTGCAATAAAAGCAAAACCCAACAAAAACTCCTATGCCATTGTAATTGGCATTGAACAATACCGTCAGAAACTTCCAAAGGCTGATTTTGCGACACATGACGCACAGACAATGACCGAATATCTAACAAAGGTGATGGGTTATCCAGAGGAGAATGTTGTTACGCTAATAAATGAACATGCTGCAAAGAGCGATTTTGAAAAATACTTTGAGAAATGGCTGCCGAATAATGCAGAGAAAGACGGCACAGTCTTTATATACTACTCAGGACACGGAGCACCTAACCCAAAGACAGGGGATGCATTTCTTGTGCCTTATGACGGAGACCCGGCATTTATTGACCAGACAGGATATTCTCTGAAAAGGCTTTATGACAATCTTGGAAAACTTCAGGCAAAAGAAATCATAGTTGCCCTTGATTCGTGTTTTTCAGGCGCAGGCGGAAGGAGCGTAATAGCGAAAGGCGCAAGGCCGCTGGTTATGAATATGGAAAGCTTTACTATTCCTCAGAAGATATCAGTTCTTTCAGCCTCATCAGGAGACCAGATAAGTTCAACATACGAGGAAAAAGGGCATGGGCTGTTTACATACTTTATGTTGAAGGGAATCAAAGGAGAAGGCGATACAAATGGAGATGGGACAGTAGAGATAAGAGAACTATTCAATTACATCAAACCACAGGTAGAGCGGATTGCAAGAAAGGTCTATAACAACGAACAATCTCCGCAGTTGATTGCGCCATCGGAAAAGCAGGAGATGTTTTTGATAGAAAAGACAAAATGA
- a CDS encoding DUF4384 domain-containing protein: MKKIVLIIILLLIPLLSHASENPVWVEADGEAVMGEIETQKEVKERAKIDAQNKAVAEAVGTFIKSHTLVSNSQLAEDLIYASVRGKIEKTEIIKEGWDEKDRNLYKVKLKALIKPVYPEKGEGISIKLSLSKTDLREGDEVKIFYQASSDCYIYIFSVAADGSVTLLLPNSINADNSVKAGKGYQFPSDESKIKLQAQFLPEYKEKTAEEKIKIIATRQKEDIIPLGFQQGFFKMYDAKSTGMISDLVKRLNQLEPADWAEATAVYVLKR, translated from the coding sequence ATGAAAAAAATTGTCTTAATAATAATTCTACTCCTTATTCCACTCTTATCCCATGCCTCTGAAAACCCGGTCTGGGTAGAGGCTGACGGCGAGGCTGTCATGGGCGAGATTGAGACCCAGAAGGAGGTAAAAGAACGGGCAAAGATAGACGCTCAAAACAAGGCTGTTGCGGAGGCGGTTGGGACTTTTATAAAATCCCACACCCTTGTCTCAAACAGCCAACTTGCAGAGGATTTAATATATGCCTCTGTCAGGGGAAAGATTGAAAAAACTGAGATAATAAAAGAAGGATGGGATGAAAAAGATAGAAACCTTTACAAGGTCAAACTCAAAGCCCTTATCAAACCCGTATATCCCGAAAAAGGCGAGGGCATATCCATAAAACTCTCCCTTTCAAAAACAGATTTGAGAGAGGGCGATGAGGTAAAGATATTTTATCAGGCAAGCAGCGACTGTTATATCTATATCTTTTCAGTCGCAGCAGACGGTTCTGTGACGCTGCTTCTGCCCAATTCAATCAATGCTGATAACAGCGTCAAGGCAGGCAAGGGTTATCAGTTTCCTTCTGATGAAAGCAAAATAAAATTGCAGGCGCAGTTTCTGCCGGAGTATAAGGAAAAGACAGCAGAGGAGAAAATAAAGATTATCGCAACGAGGCAGAAAGAGGATATAATCCCATTAGGATTTCAGCAAGGATTTTTCAAGATGTATGACGCAAAATCCACAGGCATGATAAGCGATTTGGTAAAGAGGCTTAACCAGCTTGAGCCTGCTGATTGGGCAGAGGCAACCGCGGTGTATGTGCTGAAGAGGTAA
- a CDS encoding caspase family protein: protein MDQVEDRTGGGQIAGLGGRGGFVPSISESLREALEVEFGRLGIPLVASRAKADAALSVAVTMASTRGTPQGLTADLASILTVKGSRGENLWENTLLGSGISQGYNVSPWGPAFTAALADLMSKIGPVFQSQDVVSKILAASSVSAGDAVGRKARAEPPVVRSDVDELPSIKAKPNKNSYAIVIGIEQYRQKLPKADFAVADAKTMTEYLTKVMGYPEENVVTLTNEHAAKSDFEKYFEKCLPNNVEKDGSVFIYYSGHGAPNVKTGDAFLVPYDGDPSFIAETGYSLKRLYEALGKLPAKEIIVALDSCFSGAGGKSVIAKGARPLVMTMESLAIPSKVGVLSASSGDQISSTYEEKGHGLFTYFMLKGLKGDGDVNGDGKVELGELFNYIKPQVERIARKTYNNEQSPQLIAPNELMKQKLMEK, encoded by the coding sequence TTGGACCAGGTCGAGGACCGCACCGGAGGAGGACAGATAGCCGGGCTGGGCGGGAGGGGAGGGTTCGTTCCCTCGATCTCCGAAAGCCTTCGGGAAGCTCTGGAGGTGGAATTCGGACGGCTGGGGATCCCTCTGGTCGCAAGCAGGGCCAAGGCAGATGCCGCCCTCAGCGTTGCGGTAACGATGGCCAGCACTCGCGGAACCCCGCAGGGTCTCACGGCGGACCTCGCCTCCATCCTCACCGTGAAAGGCTCCAGGGGCGAGAACCTTTGGGAGAACACTCTGCTCGGAAGCGGGATCAGCCAAGGCTACAACGTTTCACCGTGGGGCCCCGCCTTCACGGCGGCTCTGGCCGATCTGATGTCCAAGATAGGGCCGGTCTTCCAATCTCAGGACGTCGTCTCCAAGATACTGGCAGCTTCCTCTGTCTCCGCGGGCGACGCCGTCGGTCGAAAGGCGCGAGCCGAGCCGCCCGTCGTGCGTTCCGATGTTGACGAGCTTCCCTCAATAAAAGCAAAACCAAACAAAAACTCATACGCCATAGTCATCGGCATTGAGCAATATCGTCAGAAACTTCCCAAGGCTGATTTTGCGGTAGCTGATGCAAAGACAATGACAGAATATCTCACAAAGGTAATGGGCTATCCAGAAGAGAATGTTGTAACGCTTACAAATGAACACGCTGCAAAGAGCGATTTTGAGAAATACTTTGAAAAGTGCTTGCCTAACAATGTAGAAAAGGATGGTTCTGTATTTATCTACTATTCAGGACACGGTGCGCCGAATGTGAAGACAGGGGACGCCTTCTTAGTGCCTTATGACGGAGACCCGTCATTCATTGCCGAGACCGGATATTCTTTAAAAAGACTCTATGAAGCCCTCGGAAAACTCCCGGCAAAAGAAATCATCGTTGCACTTGATTCGTGTTTTTCAGGCGCAGGGGGGAAATCTGTCATTGCAAAAGGAGCGAGGCCGCTTGTAATGACAATGGAAAGTTTAGCAATCCCTTCAAAAGTAGGAGTCCTTTCTGCCTCATCAGGAGATCAGATAAGTTCCACATATGAAGAAAAAGGGCATGGATTATTTACATACTTTATGCTCAAAGGCTTAAAAGGCGATGGCGATGTCAATGGAGATGGAAAAGTTGAATTAGGAGAACTGTTTAACTATATCAAGCCGCAGGTGGAGCGCATTGCCAGAAAAACTTATAATAATGAACAGTCGCCGCAACTAATTGCGCCGAATGAATTGATGAAACAGAAACTAATGGAAAAATGA
- the pyrE gene encoding orotate phosphoribosyltransferase yields the protein MSIDQLKSRLLQIIKEKSYEKKEVTLASGRKSDFYIDCRQTTLHPEGAYLVGKILYDMVKGLDSVVAAVGGPTMGADPIATAIAVVSWLEGDPLPAFIVRKEPKKHGFGQWIEGKKNLANGAKVAIVEDVVTTGGSSLLAVKMAEEEGLKVCAVFAIVDREEGGGEKIREAGYEFKAIFTKRDVVGG from the coding sequence ATGTCGATAGACCAACTAAAATCCCGCCTTCTTCAAATCATTAAAGAAAAATCTTATGAAAAAAAAGAGGTAACCCTTGCCTCAGGCAGAAAGAGCGATTTTTATATAGACTGCCGCCAGACAACCCTGCACCCTGAAGGGGCATATCTTGTTGGTAAAATCCTTTATGATATGGTAAAGGGATTAGACAGCGTCGTTGCGGCAGTGGGCGGTCCTACAATGGGCGCAGACCCGATTGCAACCGCCATAGCAGTTGTGAGCTGGCTTGAAGGCGATCCGCTTCCGGCCTTTATTGTAAGAAAAGAGCCAAAAAAACACGGGTTTGGTCAATGGATAGAGGGAAAGAAAAACCTTGCCAACGGCGCAAAGGTTGCTATAGTTGAGGATGTGGTAACAACAGGAGGTTCGTCTCTTTTGGCTGTAAAAATGGCTGAAGAAGAAGGATTAAAAGTTTGCGCTGTCTTTGCAATAGTTGACAGGGAAGAAGGAGGGGGAGAGAAGATACGAGAGGCTGGTTATGAGTTTAAGGCGATATTTACAAAAAGGGATGTTGTTGGAGGATAG